Proteins encoded by one window of Mus musculus strain C57BL/6J chromosome 10, GRCm38.p6 C57BL/6J:
- the Gm30698 gene encoding verprolin-like, with amino-acid sequence MGIPCALRWGGGLRRKLHIQQAEQSDCRSSQDAPGLGGPTGIPTPQAGFGFGEPSKQERSAASASARRRGRLRALGKTQRHSRGGGGGGRAGPVEPAGAARSLACLRSNGRGRARHSPGCASSASLRAPVRAALAKGVPVLPAPDPPPPAADSERRLAANEAAVPRRGPQPTAPRAPHRSGPEPTSRPPPQPPRSLFSSASEPAADGDARGRHVTARRSRGGAAPAEATPPHRDPARGGPGWRSPRWLLLFSVPCCDRAAPCPCSGPPSPSAWRILWPPGSELVEVHLGGLWEEARPSVPGRRAFPKLSLGSSPMFPLAVPLERLPLVPYTKKAQEKSRRGLDGPRDAPIYSPHKWPDM; translated from the exons ATGGGGATCCCGTGCGCTctcagatggggtggagggttAAGGAGAAAACTCCACATCCAGCAAGCAGAACAAAGCGACTGCCGGAGCTCTCAAGATGCACCCGGCTTGGGAGGCCCAACTGGTATCCCGACACCTCAGGCTGGTTTCGGGTTTGGGGAGCCATCAAAACAAGAACGCTCGGCGGCTTCCGCCAGCGCGAGGAGGAGGGGACGACTCCGGGCACTGGGCAAGACCCAGAGGCACagccgcggcggcggcggcggcggcagggcAG GCCCGGTCGAGCCCGCTGGAGCTGCCCGCAGCCTGGCCTGCCTGCGCAGTAATGGCCGGGGCCGCGCCCGTCACAGTCCGGGCTGCGCCAGCTCGGCCTCCCTCCGCGCGCCCGTCCGGGCCGCGCTGGCCAAGGGCGTCCCCGTCCTACCGGCCCCCGACCCGCCGCCGCCCGCCGCGGACTCCGAGCGCCGCCTCGCAGCCAACGAAGCCGCAGTGCCCCGCCGAGGCCCGCAGCCCACGGCCCCCCGCGCTCCTCACCGGTCCGGCCCGGAGCCCACCTCTCGGCCGCCGCCGCAGCCACCTCGCAGTCTTTTCTCCTCCGCTTCGGAGCCCGCAGCGGACGGGGACGCGCGCGGCCGTCACGTGACCGCCCGGCGCTCAAGGGGCGGGGCCGCGCCGGCGGAAGCCACGCCCCCTCACCGTGATCCCGCGCGCGGCGGCCCTGGCTGGCGGTCCCCACGctggctgctgctcttctctGTCCCTTGCTGCGACCGGGCTGCTCCTTGTCCCTGTTCCGGTCCTCCCTCACCCTCTGCGTGGCGCATCTTGTGGCCTCCTGGTTCTGAACTGGTGGAGGTCCATCTAGGTGGCTTGTGGGAGGAAGCTAGACCTTCAGTACCAGGAAGAAGAGCCTTTCCAAAACTCAGCCTTGGGTCAAGTCCTATGTTTCCTTTGGCCGTGCCCTTGGAGAGACTACCGCTTGTTCCTTATACAAAAAAGGCACAAGAAAAGTCACGGCGTGGACTGGATGGTCCCCGAGATGCTCCAATTTATTCACCTCACAAATGGCCAGATATGTAA